From the Calonectris borealis chromosome 12, bCalBor7.hap1.2, whole genome shotgun sequence genome, one window contains:
- the DHX38 gene encoding pre-mRNA-splicing factor ATP-dependent RNA helicase PRP16, translating to MAEASEESLHRLAGTSPDAEAGGLVPRRRSAAAEQHVFKAPAPRASLLGLDVLAAQKRREREEEATGGKRSRVSSYKDWEEGRDEAGSPEEDEEEETDRSSRSARKDRHYRSVHVETPSYTGGVSEEFWERSRQRERERREHGVFASSKEEKERKKECSRDRDHDRKRDREERDRSRHSSRSERDGSLERSSRRSEPESPKHRPKDAATPSRSSWEEDDSGYSSARRSQWESPSPTPSYRDSERSHRASSLRDTDRRDRDRSVRSRYLDKTPLPTPSYKYNEWADDRRHLGATPRLSRGRGRRADGEEGIAFETEEERQQWEDDQRQADRDWYMMDEGYDEFHNPLAYSSEEYVKKREQHLHKQRQKRISAQRRQINEDNERWETNRMLTSGVVHRIEVDEDFEEDNSAKVHLLVHNLVPPFLDGRIVFTKQPEPVIPVKDATSDLAIIARKGSQLVRKHREQKERKRAQHKHWELAGTKLGDIMGIKKEEEKDEMVTEDGKVDYRTEQKFAEHMKEKSEASSEFAKKKSILEQRQYLPIFAVQQELLSILRDNSIVIVVGETGSGKTTQLTQYLHEDGYTDYGMIGCTQPRRVAAMSVAKRVSEEMGVRLGEEVGYAIRFEDCTSENTVIKYMTDGILLRESLREADLDNYSAIIMDEAHERSLNTDVLFGLLREVVARRSDLKLVVTSATMDADKFASFFGNVPIFHIPGRTFPVDILFSKTPQEDYVEAAVKQALQVHLSGAPGDILVFMPGQEDIEVTSEQIVEHLEELEKAPALAVLPIYSQLPSDLQAKIFQKAPDGVRKCIVATNIAETSLTVDGIMFVIDSGYCKLKVFNPRIGMDALQIYPISQANANQRAGRAGRTGPGHCFRLYTQSAYKNELLTTTVPEIQRTNLANVVLLLKSLGVQDLLQFHFMDPPPEDNMLNSMYQLWILGALDNTGGLTSTGRLMVEFPLDPALSKMLIVSCDMGCSSEILLIVSMLSVPAIFYRPKGREEESDQVREKFAVPESDHLTYLNVYLQWKNNSYSTLWCNQHFIHAKAMRKVREVRAQLKDIMVQQRMSLASCGTDWDVVRKCICAAYFHQAAKLKGIGEYVNIRTGMPCHLHPTSSLFGMGYTPDYIVYHELVMTTKEYMQCVTAVDGEWLAELGPMFYSIKHAGKSRQENRRRAKEEVSAMEEEMALAEEQLRARREEQERRNPLGSARSTKIYTPGRKEQGEPLTPRRTPARFGL from the exons ATGGCCGAGGCGAGCGAGGAGTCGCTGCACCGGCTGGCGGGGACGAGCCCGGACGCCGAGGCCGGCGGGCTGGTCCCGCGGAGGCGGAGCGCCGCCGCCGAACAGCACGTCTTCAAGGCGCCGGCACCACGGGCCTCCTTGCTGGGCCTGGACGTGTTGGCGGCCCAGAAGCGTCGGGAGCGTGAGGAGGAGGCGACCGGTGGGAAGCGGTCCCGGGTCTCCTCCTACAAGGACTGGGAAGAGGGCCGTGACGAGGCGGGCAGCCccgaggaggacgaggaggaggagaccgATCGAAGCAGCCGGAGTGCTCGCAAGGACAG GCATTACCGCTCTGTCCATGTGGAAACACCTTCCTACACAGGGGGTGTCAGCGAGGAGTTTTGGGAACGCAGCCGGCAGCGGGAAAGGGAGCGTCGGGAACATGGTGTCTTTGCCTCCtccaaggaggagaaggaacgaAAAAAGGAATGCAGTAGAGATCGGGACCATGATCGTAAACGGGACCGCG AGGAGCGGGACAGAAGTCGTCACAGCAGCAGATCAGAGAGAGATGGCTCGTTGGAgcggagcagcaggaggagcgaACCAGAGAGTCCCAAACATCGGCCCAAAG ATGCAGCCACGCCGTCTCGCTCCAGCTGGGAGGAAGACGATAGTGGCTACAGCAGCGCCCGCCGCTCACAGTGGGAATCTCCCTCACCCACACCTTCCTATCGAGACTCAGAGCGCAGCCACCGGGCATCATCACTGCGGGACACGGACCGAAGAGACCGGGACAG GTCTGTGAGGAGCAGGTACTTGGATAAGACGCCATTGCCCACCCCGTCATACAAATACAACGAGTGGGCTGACGACCGGAGACACCTGGGGGCCACACCACGGCTGTCCAGAGGGAGAG GGCGGCGTGCAGATGGGGAGGAGGGCATTGCCTTTGAGACGGAAGAGGAGCGGCAGCAGTGGGAGGACGACCAGCGG caagCTGACCGGGACTGGTACATGATGGATGAGGGCTACGACGAGTTTCACAACCCCTTGGCCTACTCCTCCGAGGAGTACGTGAAGAAGCGGGAGCAGCACTTGCATAAGCAGAGGCAGAAGCGCATCTCGGCCCAGCGGCGGCAGATCAATGAG GATAACGAGCGCTGGGAGACGAATCGCATGCTGACCAGTGGTGTGGTTCATCGGATTGAAGTGGACGAAGATTTTGAGGAGGATAACTCTGCTAAAGTGCATCTGTTGGTGCACAACCTAGTGCCCCCTTTCCTAGATGGAAGGATTGTCTTCACCAAGCAG CCAGAGCCAGTCATCCCTGTCAAGGATGCCACCTCAGATTTGGCCATCATAGCCCGGAAAGGCAGCCAATTGGTGCGCAAGCACAGGGAGCAAAAGGAGCGTAAGAGG GCTCAGCATAAGCATTGGGAGCTGGCAGGCACAAAACTGGGAGACATTATGGGGAtcaagaaagaggaggagaaggatgagATGGTGACAGAAGATGGCAAAGTGGATTACAG GACTGAGCAGAAGTTTGCCgaacacatgaaagaaaaaagtgaagccAGCAGTGAGTTTGCCAAGAAGAAATCAATCCTGGAGCAGAGACAGTATCTGCCCATCTTTgctgtgcagcaggagctgctctccATCCTCAG aGACAACAGCATTGTGATTGTGGTGGGGGAGACGGGGAGTGGGAAGACGACTCAGCTGACACAGTACCTCCATGAGGATGGCTACACAGACTATGGCATGATTGGCTGCACCCAGCCCCGCAGAGTGGCAGCCATGTCGGTTGCCAAGCGGGTCAGCGAGGAGATGGGGGTGCGTCTGGGAGAGGAG GTGGGCTATGCCATCCGCTTTGAGGACTGCACGTCTGAGAACACAGTGATCAAATACATGACAGATGGGATCCTTCTTCGTGAATCGCTGCGAGAGGCCGACCTGGACAACTACAGTGCGATCATCATGGATGAGGCACATGAGCGCTCGCTCAATACTGATGTGCTCTTTGGCCTGCTTCGGGAG GTGGTGGCCCGACGCTCAGATCTGAAGCTTGTTGTCACCTCGGCCACCATGGATGCAGATAAGTTTGCCTCCTTCTTTGGGAATGTTCCTATTTTCCACATTCCTGGGCGCACTTTTCCTGTTGATATTCTTTTCAGCAAG ACCCCACAAGAGGATTATGTGGAGGCTGCAGTGAAACAAGCTCTGCAGGTCCATTTGTCTGGTGCTCCTGGAGACATCCTCGTCTTCATGCCTGGCCAGGAGGACATAGAG GTGACCTCAGAGCAAATTGTGGAGCACCTTGAGGAGCTGGAGAAGGCACCTGCTCTTGCTGTACTGCCTATCTATTCTCAGCTACCGTCAGACTTGCAGGCCAAGATCTTCCAGAAG GCTCCAGATGGGGTCAGGAAGTGCATTGTTGCCACTAACATTGCAGAGACCTCACTGACAGTGGACGGCATCATGTTTGTGATTGACTCTGGCTACTGCAAGTTGAAG GTTTTCAACCCCCGTATAGGCATGGATGCGCTGCAGATCTACCCCATCAGTCAAGCCAATGCCAATCAGAGGGCGGGCCGAGCTGGCCGAACAGGCCCAGGCCACTGCTTCAG GCTCTACACCCAGAGTGCCTACAAGAATGAGCTGCTGACAACCACGGTGCCCGAGATCCAGCGCACCAACCTTGCCAATGTAGTGCTTTTGCTCAAGTCCCTGGGTGTGCAGGACCTGCTGCAGTTCCACTTCATGGATCCACCCCCCGAGGACAACATGCTGAACTCCATGTACCAGCTGTGGATCCTGGGGGCCCTGGATAACACAG GTGGTCTGACCTCAACAGGACGTCTCATGGTGGAGTTCCCACTGGATCCTGCTCTCTCCAAAATGCTCATTGTCTCCTGCGACATGGGTTGCAGCTCTGAGATCTTGCTCATTGTCTCCATGTTGTCTGTGCCTGCCATCTTTTATCGGCCTAAG GGCCGAGAGGAGGAGAGTGACCAAGTGCGGGAGAAATTTGCTGTTCCAGAGAGTGATCACTTGACTTATCTGAATGTTTACCTGCAGTGGAAAAACAACAGCTATTCTACACTGTGGTGCAACCAGCATTTCATCCATGCCAAGGCCATGCGCAAG GTGCGGGAGGTGCGTGCCCAGCTCAAAGACATTATGGTGCAGCAGCGGATGAGCCTAGCATCCTGTGGTACTGACTGGGATGTTGTCAGGAAGTGCATCTGTGCTGCATATTTCCATCAAGCTGCAAAGCTGAAG GGCATTGGGGAGTATGTGAACATCCGCACGGGCATGCCCTGCCACCTGCACCCCACGAGCTCTCTGTTTGGCATGGGCTACACACCAGACTACATTGTGTATCATGAGTTGGTCATGACCACCAAG GAATACATGCAGTGTGTCACTGCTGTGGATGGAGAgtggctggcagagctgggcccCATGTTCTACAGTATCAAACATGCTGGCAAGTCACGCCAG GAGAACCGCCGCCGTGCCAAAGAGGAAGTGTCTGCCATGGAGGAAGAGATGGCTTTGGCTGAGGAGCAGCTGCGTGCCCGCCGGGAGGAGCAGGAACGCCGTAACCCACTGGGCAGTGCAAG ATCTACTAAAATCTACACCCCTGGGCGGAAGGAACAGGGGGAGCCCCTGACACCACGACGCACCCCAGCCCGCTTTGGCCTCTAA